The following proteins come from a genomic window of Anopheles ziemanni chromosome 3, idAnoZiCoDA_A2_x.2, whole genome shotgun sequence:
- the LOC131285781 gene encoding uncharacterized protein LOC131285781: MEVMQLNLNHCEVAQQVLWQTLVKENVDVALLSEPYQVPVDDLSWVVDKTGKAAILAGGRYPIQSVDCSEHEGFVVATVNSVVCCSVYAPPSWPVVKFEEFLDKLSIELVGRGSVVVGGDFNAWSVEWGSKTTNQRGSSVAECFATLDLQLLNDGGASTFRRNDRSSIVDETFCSQRLAPGADWRVLEDDTLSDHQAIHFSVGHTRGPSESGYGVTRGWRTQCFHSDTFLADLSLGGFGIALTSAAKLVDVLSDACDATMPRRRPPSSKRRPKYWWNQVIKELRTACTTARRKQLRARSEVRREELKLVYQAARSALKREIKASKRRCFLDLCREAERNVWGNAYRIVMDKLKGQHPPESCPIRLRAIIEELFPQHDLTTRVLSSSPAEELSAGAWGGRSRSGDPCGRGL; the protein is encoded by the coding sequence ATGGAGGTGATGCAGCTCAACCTCAACCATTGCGAGGTGGCTCAGCAGGTGTTGTGGCAAACGCTGGTGAAAGAGAATGTGGATGTGGCGCTGCTATCGGAGCCGTACCAGGTGCCCGTTGATGATCTTAGCTGGGTCGTGGACAAGACGGGAAAGGCAGCAATCCTAGCCGGGGGTAGGTACCCTATCCAGAGTGTCGACTGCAGTGAGCACGAGGGGTTTGTCGTAGCCACGGTTAACTCGGTCGTTTGCTGCAGTGTTTATGCTCCCCCTAGCTGGCCTGTCGTGAAATTCGAGGAGTTCCTGGACAAGCTATCGATAGAGTTAGTCGGGAGGGGATCAGTAGTGGTTGGAGGCGACTTCAATGCTTGGTCGGTGGAGTGGGGCAGTAAGACCACCAACCAGCGAGGATCAAGTGTTGCAGAGTGCTTCGCGACGCTGGACCTCCAGTTGCTCAACGATGGTGGAGCAAGTACTTTCCGGAGAAATGACAGGTCATCTATAGTGGACGAGACCTTCTGCAGTCAACGGCTGGCGCCAGGAGCAGATTGGAGAGTGCTAGAGGACGATACCCTCAGTGACCACCAAGCCATTCACTTTTCGGTGGGACATACTCGTGGTCCATCAGAAAGCGGATATGGGGTCACGAGAGGATGGAGGACGCAGTGCTTCCACTCGGACACGTTTCTGGCGGATCTAAGCCTCGGGGGCTTTGGCATCGCACTAACCAGTGCCGCTAAACTGGTGGACGTCCTATCGGACGCGTGTGATGCAACAATGCCGAGGAGGAGGCCACCCAGCTCGAAACGTCGGCCGAAGTACTGGTGGAACCAAGTTATCAAGGAGCTAAGGACGGCGTGCACCACGGCCCGTAGGAAGCAGCTGAGAGCCCGCTCCGAAGTGCGTCGGGAGGAGCTGAAGCTGGTGTACCAAGCTGCCAGATCGGCCCTGAAAAGGGAGATCAAAGCCAGCAAAAGGCGGTGCTTCCTCGACCTCTGTCGCGAAGCCGAGAGAAATGTGTGGGGCAACGCGTACAGGATCGTTATGGATAAACTGAAGGGCCAGCACCCGCCGGAAAGTTGCCCAATCAGACTTCGTGCCATCATAGAGGAGCTGTTTCCGCAGCACGATCTCACGACCCGTGTCCTATCGTCGTCACCAGCTGAGGAGCTGTCTGCGGGTGCTTGGGGAGGACGCAGCCGAAGTGGAGATCCTTGCGGCCGAGGCCTGTAG
- the LOC131286561 gene encoding PAN2-PAN3 deadenylation complex catalytic subunit PAN2: MDYVYMSGSDPGNPRAEDIITLTSNGAVVSEYSDAPEAYSAFNIGSSEAEFMEHGMILADGGDRFGVSTVCFDTQEELIWMGNQGGHVTSYYGGTMQKYTSFQVHANEVVRQIATIDAGILALTPTTLRHQIRRGLPKFTFRSERMVDMVCMIEHAPDRLLLGGHQSDLIEFDIPTYSECGSVHAGPDGCAILRRHSRYLCAGDAYGKITLRDPNTLSIEHELPTHSGSLSDFDVQGNYLISCGFSGRQGNLTIDRFLMVYDMRMLRLVSPIQVLVEPQLLRFLPSHCSRLAVVSPLGQLQLVDTVELSVPRVCMFQLNTTGSQCLSFDISSSSQAMAFGDQSGHINLISAVKINTPTLQFNPYSRDTEFADTIEPPPFVPITDTNFPLSSILLPHLTTGERLLSDWPAWMNAYEYRRPKPIDPEILATMKMQGPIGYAPNPRKYLRNQVPYLGPDGTPGGMAGGSTGSTAAHGSGSTVKGGPPGEQPGMRLVPRRYRKVEVKYSKLGAQDFDFEQYNQTGFVGLEANLPNAYCNAMLQVLYFIFPLRQAILAHCCTKEFCLSCELGFLFHMLDVGSSSSPCQASNFLRSFRTVPEAAALGLILSSTSANVNLISLIQNWNRFVLHQIHQELLEAMKQSETMHFYEHQLHQLTDPGQDGVQKFQIVNHGTAGGGGGSPTRDESEIGRLFGTQQQTTHRCNKCNTTRVKDNVLLVCTLLYPTTTTNNVEGTFGTILRHSLGVEKTTPAWCETCNKFTPTNQKSRVTDLPAILSINCGLDNEKELEYLKRQMSRAVPQQQQAHQQQQQQQQQQQAQQTQPPQTPQQQQQQNATGTGSSDPSTNSGAKMCRYGTNCSRVDCHFAHPRKSSPCVITSASSSTSAAAHGMQKSWFPLSFQMSLDEQKNLEISSLRTASNGEPVVPVVPTPGNAAAKEQTPTDDGPEETAPSLKITKMYNLSAVVCYINDGSQRNLVSLVHVPGSYHDLKQPPAAGGESTSTASAGSWYIFNDFSISPVPVQEAVWFTLDWKVPCVLYYTSSALAAEQCQQRTGDTPVPPYMNPFAADLFAEGELGEERQPLEGDNRDGGDGKNISDAGGKDEGNGQEDGNKHGDEGGDCGAVVFKPLGRGEVFRAGDLVAMDAEFVTLNPEESEIRSDGKMSTVKPSHMSVARITCIRGQGTDEGVPFMDDYISTQEQVVDYLTKFSGIKPGDLDANFSSKRLTTLKNSYQKLRYLVDSGVTFVGHGLKNDFRVINIIVPPEQVVDTVHLFHLPHHRMVSLRFLAWQFLGIKIQSETHDSIEDARTALQLYKHYLRLQEKDEFSRALSTLYETGKKLQWKVPD, encoded by the exons ATGGATTACGTCTACATGAGCGGCTCCGATCCGGGCAATCCCCGCGCCGAAGACATCATCACACTAACGAGTAA TGGGGCGGTGGTCTCGGAGTATTCGGACGCACCGGAGGCGTACAGTGCGTTCAACATCGGCTCGTCGGAGGCGGAGTTTATGGAGCACGGGATGATACTGGCCGACGGGGGAGACCGGTTCGGCGTTTCGACCGTGTGCTTCGACACGCAGGAAGAGCTGATTTGGATGGGAAACCAGGGTGGCCACGTTACGTCGTACTACGGGGGCACGATGCAGAAGTATACCTCGTTTCAGGTGCATGCGAATGAAGTCGTACGTCAGATAGCAACGATCGACGCGGGTATCCTGGCCCTCACACCGACCACCCTGCGGCACCAGATCCGGCGTGGATTGCCCAAGTTTACCTTCCGCTCGGAGCGCATGGTGGACATGGTGTGCATGATTGAGCACGCACCGGACCGGCTGCTGCTCGGTGGCCATCAGAGCGATCTGATCGAGTTTGACATCCCGACGTACAGCGAGTGTGGCAGTGTGCACGCCGGCCCGGATGGGTGTGCGATCCTGCGGCGTCATTCGCGGTATCTGTGCGCCGGCGATGCGTATGGCAAGATCACCCTGCGAGACCCGAACACACTCTCGATCGAGCACGAGCTACCGACGCACTCGGGCAGCCTTTCGGACTTTGACGTCCAGGGCAACTATCTCATCTCGTGCGGATTCAGTGGACGCCAGGGTAATCTCACGATCGATCGCTTCCTCATGGTGTACGATATGCGCATGTTGCGCCTAGTGTCCCCCATTCAGGTGCTGGTGGAACCGCAACTGCTTCGCTTTCTGCCCTCACACTGTTCCCGGCTGGCCGTAGTGTCGCCCCTCGGGCAGCTGCAGCTCGTCGACACGGTGGAGCTGAGTGTGCCACGCGTCTGCATGTTCCAGCTCAACACGACCGGCTCGCAGTGCCTCTCGTTCGACATCAGTTCCTCGAGCCAGGCGATGGCGTTCGGGGATCAATCGGGTCACATCAATCTCATCTCCGCGGTTAAAATCAACACCCCCACGCTACAGTTCAATCCATACTCGCGGGACACCGAATTCGCCGACACGATCGAGCCACCCCCGTTCGTCCCCATCACCGACACCAATTTCCCGCTCTCGTCGATCCTGCTCCCGCATCTAACGACCGGTGAACGCTTGCTAAGCGATTGGCCCGCGTGGATGAATGCGTACGAGTACCGCCGGCCGAAACCGATCGACCCGGAGATCCTCGCTACGATGAAAATGCAAGGTCCGATCGGGTACGCACCAAACCCGCGGAAATACCTCCGCAATCAGGTTCCCTATCTCGGGCCGGACGGTACGCCCGGTGGGATGGCCGGTGGGTCAACCGGTTCCACTGCCGCACACGGTTCCGGTTCGACGGTAAAGGGAGGCCCGCCCGGTGAGCAACCGGGCATGCGATTGGTTCCGCGCCGCTACCGTAAGGTCGAGGTCAAGTACAGCAAGCTGGGAGCACAAGACTTTGACTTCGAACAGTACAACCAGACCGGATTCGTCGGGCTGGAAGCGAACCTCCCGAACGCGTACTGCAACGCGATGCTGCAGGTGCTCTACTTCATCTTTCCCCTGCGCCAAGCGATCCTGGCGCACTGCTGCACCAAGGAGTTTTGTCTGTCCTGCGAGCTTGGCTTCCTGTTCCACATGCTCGACGTGGGCAGCTCGAGTTCGCCGTGTCAGGCCAGCAACTTTCTGCGCTCGTTCCGCACCGTACCGGAAGCGGCCGCACTCGGGCTGATCCTCTCCTCGACCAGCGCGAACGTGAACCTGATCAGCTTGATACAGAACTGGAACCGCTTCGTGCTGCACCAGATCCACCAGGAGCTGCTGGAGGCGATGAAGCAAAGCGAAACGATGCACTTCTACGAGCACCAGCTGCACCAGCTGACCGACCCGGGACAGGATGGGGTGCAAAAGTTCCAGATCGTAAACCACGGCACcgcgggaggaggaggaggttcgCCGACACGGGACGAGTCGGAAATTGGACGACTATTTGGCACGCAGCAGCAGACGACGCACCGTTGCAACAAGTGCAACACGACACGCGTCAAGGACAACGTGCTGCTGGTCTGTACGCTGCTCTAtccgaccaccaccaccaacaacgtCGAGGGCACGTTCGGGACGATCCTGCGCCACTCGCTCGGGGTGGAAAAGACGACCCCGGCGTGGTGCGAAACGTGCAACAAGTTCACACCGACCAACCAGAAGTCGCGTGTCACCGATCTGCCCGCCATCCTCTCGATCAACTGTGGGCTGGACAACGAAAAGGAGCTAGAGTACCTCAAGCGCCAGATGTCCCGAGCCGTcccacagcagcaacaagcgcaccaacagcaacaacaacagcaacagcagcagcaagcgcaGCAGACACAACCACCACAAACAccccaacaacagcaacagcaaaatGCCACCGGAACCGGGTCATCGGATCCGTCGACCAACTCCGGTGCGAAAATGTGTCGCTACGGGACGAACTGCTCGCGGGTCGATTGCCACTTTGCGCATCCACG AAAATCATCCCCATGCGTCATTACTTCGGCCTCGTCGAGTACGTCCGCTGCGGCGCACGGTATGCAAAAGTCCTGGTTCCCGCTCAGCTTCCAGATGTCGCTCGATGAACAGAAGAACTTGGAAATCAGTTCCCTACGGACCGCTTCCAATGGGGAACCCGTTGTTCCGGTGGTTCCAACGCCGGGTAATGCCGCTGCGAAGGAGCAAACGCCCACGGATGATGG TCCAGAAGAAACCGCCCCTTCATTGAAGATAACAAAAATGTACAACTTGTCGGCGGTCGTCTGCTACATCAACGATGGTTCCCAGCGGAACCTCGTCTCACTGGTGCACGTCCCCGGAAGCTACCACGACCTCAAGCAACCTCCTGCCGCCGGTGGCGAGTCTACCTCGACGGCATCGGCTGGCAGCTGGTACATCTTCAACGACTTCAGCATCTCGCCCGTGCCCGTGCAAGAAGCTGTCTGGTTCACGCTCGACTGGAAGGTCCCGTGCGTGCTGTACTACACGTCCAGTGCGCTGGCGGCGGAACAGTGCCAACAGCGTACCGGAGACACACCGGTCCCACCGTATATGAACCCGTTCGCGGCCGATCTTTTCGCGGAGGGTGAGTTGGGTGAGGAACGGCAACCGCTTGAGGGGGACAATCGAGACGGCGGTGATGGGAAGAATATTAGCGATGCTGGTGGCAAGGACGAGGGTAATGGTCAGGAGGATGGTAACAAGCACGGAGACGAAGGGGGAGACTGTGGTGCGGTGGTGTTTAAACCGCTCGGAAGGGGTGAGGTGTTCCGGGCCGGTGATCTGGTAGCGATGGACGCTGAGTTCGTGACGCTCAACCCGGAGGAGAGCGAAATCCGATCCGATGGGAAAATGTCGACGGTGAAACCGAGCCACATGAGCGTCGCCCGGATCACGTGCATCCGCGGGCAAGGCACGGACGAGGGTGTCCCGTTCATGGACGACTACATTTCCACGCAGGAACAGGTGGTCGACTATCTGACCAAGTTCTCCGGCATCAAGCCGGGCGATCTGGACGCAAACTTCAGCAGCAAACGGCTGACGACGCTGAAGAACTCGTACCAGAAGCTCCGATATCTCGTCGACAGTGGCGTCACGTTCGTCGGGCACGGGCTGAAGAACGATTTCCGCGTGATCAACATCATCGTGCCGCCGGAGCAGGTCGTCGATACGGTGCACCTGTTCCATCTGCCGCACCATCGTATGGTTTCGCTGCGCTTCCTCGCCTGGCAGTTTCTTGGCATCAAGATCCAGTCGGAAACGCACGACTCGATCGAGGACGCACGGACGGCGCTGCAGCTGTACAAACACTACCTGCGGCTGCAGGAGAAGGACGAGTTCAGCCGAGCCCTGTCGACGCTCTATGAAACTGGCAAGAAGCTCCAATGGAAGGTACCGGACTAG
- the LOC131288000 gene encoding uncharacterized protein LOC131288000, with product MSTAYKHLYSCVTFLIFIFVVNFYKNRIGVSREREASFRASSSKFKRTGALNRPLPLGEPGEDFFFGFPTFDGPSKYPSGDEGTIGVWDRLKQYPGRCLDVEVFFIPPSTPGGRPRSGPDPEGLHYKTLQAARRKDQLVHPEETNSSVYVFLSVLVILLLAAGVDIVKHLTAVRTPQEHTQRRLSLQNYQALIREKQKQFRMMKQHYSQPSMSIQRSMDEQAFPPQFPRAAEEPPSMGLPAPLLRRQSVPALMRTQPGLGQAGPAPAGIVMGGRNGGPSPFGRRTSVDSFWDTDAHMTKASMPSGGLGNGSSPEVRRRVRMLHRH from the coding sequence ATGTCAACCGCGTACAAACATCTCTACTCGTGTGtaacgtttttaatttttatatttgtggTTAATTTCTACAAAAATCGTATCGGTGTCAGTCGCGAACGGGAAGCGTCGTTTCGGGCGTCGTCGTCGAAGTTCAAGCGTACCGGAGCCCTCAACAGGCCGCTGCCTCTCGGTGAACCAGGGGAGGATTTTTTCTTCGGCTTTCCCACGTTCGACGGTCCATCGAAATATCCTAGCGGAGATGAGGGCACCATCGGTGTTTGGGACCGTTTGAAGCAATACCCGGgccggtgtttggatgtggaggTGTTTTTCATACCACCCAGTACACCAGGTGGGAGGCCACGAAGTGGTCCGGATCCAGAAGGTTTGCACTACAAAACGCTGCAAGCTGCCCGTAGAAAGGATCAACTCGTACATCCGGAAGAAACGAACTCCTCAGTGTACGTGTTTCTCTCGGTGCTGGTGATTCTGCTGCTTGCGGCCGGGGTTGATATCGTCAAACACCTCACCGCAGTCCGAACACCCCAGGAACACACCCAGCGACGCCTTTCGCTGCAAAACTACCAGGCGTTGATAcgcgaaaagcaaaaacaattcCGCATGATGAAGCAACACTACTCACAGCCCTCGATGAGCATCCAGCGGTCGATGGATGAACAGGCGTTCCCACCACAATTCCCACGAGCCGCGGAGGAACCGCCCTCGATGGGACTGCCGGCCCCACTGCTACGTAGGCAATCCGTTCCAGCGCTGATGCGAACACAACCGGGTCTGGGACAAGCTGGCCCCGCTCCAGCGGGTATCGTGATGGGAGGAAGAAATGGCGGCCCCTCACCATTTGGACGGCGCACGTCAGTGGATTCCTTCTGGGACACGGACGCCCATATGACGAAGGCTTCGATGCCCTCTGGTGGGCTTGGGAATGGATCGTCACCGGAGGTTAGACGACGCGTTCGGATGTTGCACCGCCACTAG
- the LOC131286966 gene encoding uncharacterized protein LOC131286966 → MAASMHDKNGKPFHNGNGTSAPAVGAWYGNGLLEDDTGVQRPRRLSFNGSDMELSDLKAAAVGNNIHSESTTEKKIEPMQMVGLLAIATTLAVSIKYLLSSFDFAFFRSVATHSTRMATQVWQEFVGRLAHLSPSSTVWSFERMVPQAENAAHAMFAAAFGLLVASFTWYVIYLDSSIPGVNPPTPFSASKKRYRGGISQAKERRFHLGYVTAMVSGVVAFLIFLFE, encoded by the exons ATGGCCGCTTCGATGCAcgataaaaacggaaaaccgtTCCACAACGGTAATGGAACATCTGCACCTGCGGTCGGCGCTTGGTACGGGAACGGTTTACTCGAGGACGATACGGGAGTGCAGCGCCCCAGGAGGCTTTCCTTCAACGGTTCCGACATGGAGCTGTCCGACCTGAAAGCGGCCGCCGTCGGCAACAACATCCACAGCGAGTCGACGACGGAGAAGAAAATCGAGCCGATGCAAATGGTTGGTCTGTTGGCAATTGCAACGACGCTTGCGGTTTCCATCAAGTATCTGCTTTCGTCATTCGATTTCG CATTCTTCCGTTCCGTTGCTACTCACAGCACCAGAATGGCCACCCAAGTGTGGCAGGAGTTTGTGGGACGTTTGGCACACCTCAGCCCATCGTCCACGGTCTGGAGTTTCGAGAGAATGGTCCCGCAAGCGGAAAATGCTGCCCATGCAATGTTCGCGGCCGCTTTCGGGCTGCTTGTTGCCTCCTTCACCTGGTACGTGATCTACCTGGACAGCAGCATTCCCGGTGTAAACCCACCGACTCCGTTTTCCGCCTCCAAGAAACG ATACCGAGGTGGTATCTCGCAGGCGAAAGAACGAAGGTTCCACCTGGGATACGTAACGGCCATGGTGAGCGGTGTGGTGGCATTCCTGATCTTTCTCTTCGAATAG
- the LOC131286967 gene encoding uncharacterized protein LOC131286967, with translation MYNSSCPQTPAPPRANHRFPMSAAILETPSIMSSFRTPTVPCPKKTTPAPPEPPAMQFITPFSSSSWAESSMFSGNPGTTKPPRAEGLNNSFLNRSFTSTYSKSSSMKTNVPLVPLHSNSMQNRSLMVPERKYTAPTPSTFPKLGNFHRTQGTNLNATMPLFNISSSLAGKRKYPEPVAPMASATAGPSKYVKISQGNIRALPATASSTPDEVKIVLDAKATLRIVSGTIDQILKIIREQPKYPLLLETVANVLVVKSGTRAKERVILLRGHNAGPVLQAVYYEIDADLPPLGAGDLVRCVGRIQPVGNRLQILKITRTTEQHDRAIARLQTVSAFTTKVRR, from the coding sequence ATGTATAATTCGTCCTGCCCACAGACACCAGCTCCTCCGAGGGCCAACCATCGCTTCCCGATGTCGGCGGCTATCTTGGAAACACCCTCCATCATGAGCTCGTTCCGGACGCCGACGGTGCCGTGCCCGAAAAAAACCACTCCAGCTCCTCCCGAACCTCCGGCCATGCAATTCATTACACCGTTTTCTTCAAGCTCTTGGGCCGAAAGTTCGATGTTTAGCGGAAACCCTGGGACAACGAAACCACCTCGGGCGGAAGGGTTGAACAACTCGTTTCTCAATCGCAGTTTCACATCAACCTACAGTAAATCTTCATCTATGAAAACGAATGTTCCGCTGGTGCCTTTACATTCCAACTCGATGCAGAATAGAAGTCTAATGGTACCGGAAAGAAAATACACAGCACCGACACCGTCGACGTTTCCAAAGCTCGGCAACTTCCATCGTACACAAGGAACAAATCTCAACGCAACGATGCCGCTGTTCAATATCAGCTCATCGCTCGCTGGTAAACGAAAGTATCCAGAGCCAGTTGCACCCATGGCGAGTGCTACGGCTGGTCCTTCCAAGTACGTGAAGATATCCCAAGGGAACATACGGGCACTTCCGGCTACGGCATCATCCACCCCGGACGAAGTTAAAATTGTTCTCGATGCCAAAGCCACACTGCGTATCGTTTCCGGCACGATCGATCAGATCCTGAAAATCATAAGGgagcaacccaagtatccgtTGCTCCTGGAAACCGTAGCCAACGTGCTTGTGGTAAAATCCGGCACACGTGCAAAGGAAAGGGTGATTCTGCTGCGCGGTCACAATGCCGGTCCAGTGCTGCAGGCAGTCTATTACGAAATCGACGCTGATTTACCACCGCTCGGAGCGGGTGATTTGGTGCGTTGTGTCGGACGGATTCAACCAGTGGGAAACCGGTTGCAGATACTGAAAATCACTCGCACGACGGAACAGCACGACCGTGCCATCGCCCGATTGCAAACGGTCAGTGCTTTTACCACGAAAGTACGTCGCTAG
- the LOC131286419 gene encoding GTP-binding protein 128up: protein MSTILEKIAQIEAEMARTQRNKATAGHLGLLKARLAKLRRELITPKGGGGASEQGFEVSKTGDARVGFVGFPSVGKSTLLSNLAGVYSEVAAYEFTTLTTVPGCIKYKGAKIQLLDLPGIIEGAKDGKGRGRQVIAVARTCNLIFMVLDVLKPLTHKKLLEHELEGFGLRLNKQPPNISYRRKDKGGVNLNATVAQSELDLDTVKTILGEYKIHNADITLKYDATADDLIDVIEGNRIYIPCIYLLNKIDQISIEELDVIYKIPHCVPISAHHHWNFDDLLEMMWQYLQLVRIYTKPKGQLPDYSSPIVLHHEHTSVESFCNKLHRTIAKEFKYALVWGSSVKHQPQKVGIEHVLNDEDVVQIVKKV, encoded by the exons ATGAGTACGATATTGGAAAAAATCGCCCAAATCGAGGCCGAG ATGGCCCGGACGCAGCGGAACAAGGCCACAGCTGGGCACTTGGGTTTGCTGAAGGCCCGACTGGCCAAGCTGCGCCGTGAACTCATCACACCGAAGGGTGGCGGCGGTGCCTCGGAGCAGGGCTTCGAAGTGTCGAAAACCGGTGACGCGCGGGTCGGTTTCGTCGGGTTTCCCTCGGTCGGCAAGTCGACGCTGCTGTCCAATCTGGCCGGTGTGTACTCGGAGGTGGCGGCGTACGAGTTCACCACGCTCACGACGGTGCCGGGCTGTATCAAGTACAAGGGCGCCAAGATACAGCTGCTCGATCTGCCCGGTATTATCGAGGGTGCGAAAGACGGTAAGGGTCGCGGTCGGCAGGTGATAGCCGTGGCCCGGACGTGCAACCTGATCTTCATGGTGCTGGACGTGCTGAAGCCGCTGACGCACAAGAAGCTACTGGAGCACGAGTTGGAGGGCTTTGGGCTGCGGTTGAACAAGCAACCGCCCAACATTTCCTACCGCAGGAAGGACAAGGGTGGCGTCAACCTGAACGCCACCGTCGCCCAGTCCGAGCTAGACCTCGATACGGTCAAGACGATTCTGGGCGAGTACAAGATCCACAATGCGGACATCACGCTCAAGTATGACGCGACCGCGGACGATCTGATCGACGTGATCGAGGGCAACCGCATTTACATCCCGTGCATCTATCTGTTGAACAAAATCGATCAAATCTCGATCGAGGAACTGGATGTGATCTACAAAATTCCACACTGCGTGCCGATCTCCGCCCACCACCACTGGAACTTTGACGATCTACTGGAAATGATGTGGCAATATCTACAGCTCGTGCGAAT TTATACCAAACCCAAAGGACAGCTTCCGGACTATAGTTCACCGATTGTGCTGCACCATGAACACACCTCGGTGGAAAGCTTCTGTAACAAACTGCATCGAACGATCGCTAAGGAGTTTAAATA tgcACTCGTGTGGGGCTCCTCGGTGAAACATCAACCGCAAAAGGTCGGTATCGAGCACGTGCTGAACGACGAGGACGTGGTTCAGATTGTGAAGAAAGTCTAG